In a genomic window of Mageeibacillus indolicus UPII9-5:
- a CDS encoding type 1 glutamine amidotransferase yields MNLRICHLYPDMLNLYGDFGNIIALKYRAGLRKIDITYTKISTGDKLDPDNYDFFFIGGGQDEQQSNIITDLFAKKSAIMTAAAAGKPFLCICGGYQLFGRYFMTHSGKRMECLDLLPVYTEGRPKRLIGDTVYKAEWLADGEDAYLFGFENHSGNTILLPEAKPLAKTIIGYGNNISGKDEGCMNGTILGTYAHGSFLPKNPAMTDYLLGMALQSRYKDYQLPPADNTIENSARQAAAARLGLDLITGKINLQGRAK; encoded by the coding sequence ATGAATTTACGTATTTGCCATTTGTACCCGGATATGTTGAATTTATACGGCGATTTCGGCAATATAATTGCGCTGAAATATAGGGCTGGCTTGCGAAAAATTGATATAACTTACACTAAAATTAGCACTGGTGATAAATTGGATCCGGATAATTATGATTTCTTCTTTATTGGTGGAGGGCAAGATGAGCAGCAAAGCAATATAATTACGGATTTGTTTGCCAAAAAATCTGCCATAATGACTGCGGCTGCGGCCGGTAAACCATTTTTGTGCATTTGCGGCGGTTATCAGCTGTTTGGCCGATATTTTATGACGCATAGCGGCAAACGCATGGAATGTTTGGATCTTTTACCTGTTTATACTGAAGGACGTCCTAAACGCTTAATCGGCGATACCGTTTATAAGGCTGAATGGCTGGCTGATGGAGAAGACGCTTATTTATTTGGCTTTGAAAATCATTCTGGTAATACAATTTTATTGCCTGAAGCAAAGCCGCTTGCTAAAACTATTATTGGTTATGGAAATAATATTTCTGGAAAAGACGAAGGATGCATGAACGGCACTATATTAGGTACTTATGCCCACGGGAGCTTTTTGCCGAAAAATCCAGCAATGACAGACTATTTGCTAGGCATGGCTTTGCAAAGCAGGTATAAAGACTATCAATTACCGCCAGCAGACAATACAATTGAAAATTCAGCTAGGCAGGCAGCGGCAGCTCGTTTAGGACTTGATTTAATTACTGGTAAAATCAACCTGCAGGGCAGAGCAAAATGA
- the ymfI gene encoding elongation factor P 5-aminopentanone reductase produces the protein MKTLDLTAIQWHVTADSKPQLIKYKSLLHRLALITGASGGIGAAAARKIASMGADICLQANSNPTAAEKLAHELKKIYPLQTFTVITIDLAKPEAGSTLIKLCQDIAGNPDIFVSCAGTANIAPLNDLTEETYCKLQYLHLQTPLFACQAMLPHLLQHKWGRIVMVSSIWGITGASCEVAYSALKAGEIGLTKALAKEWGPSGITVNAVAPGVIDTAMNSSLETATRLELIEQTPVGRLGTPADVATAIAFLVGREAGFVTGQVLSPNGGFLI, from the coding sequence ATGAAGACATTAGATTTGACGGCAATTCAGTGGCATGTTACAGCAGACAGTAAGCCACAATTGATCAAATACAAGAGTTTATTACATAGATTAGCCTTAATTACGGGAGCTTCAGGCGGGATAGGAGCGGCGGCAGCAAGGAAAATTGCTTCCATGGGAGCTGATATCTGCTTGCAGGCCAATTCCAACCCAACGGCGGCAGAAAAACTGGCACATGAGTTGAAAAAAATTTATCCACTTCAGACTTTTACCGTTATTACAATTGATTTGGCGAAGCCGGAAGCGGGTAGTACATTAATTAAGCTTTGTCAGGATATTGCTGGGAATCCAGATATTTTTGTTAGCTGTGCTGGAACAGCCAATATAGCTCCACTTAATGATTTGACGGAGGAAACTTATTGTAAATTGCAATATTTGCATTTGCAAACACCGCTTTTTGCTTGTCAAGCCATGTTACCGCATTTATTGCAGCACAAATGGGGTAGAATTGTCATGGTATCGTCAATTTGGGGGATTACTGGAGCGTCCTGCGAAGTAGCTTATTCAGCACTCAAAGCCGGCGAAATCGGTTTGACCAAAGCTTTAGCTAAAGAATGGGGACCTTCTGGAATAACTGTAAATGCAGTAGCTCCGGGAGTTATTGACACGGCTATGAACAGTTCTCTTGAAACTGCGACTCGTCTTGAACTTATTGAACAGACACCGGTCGGACGCTTGGGAACCCCAGCTGATGTTGCAACTGCCATAGCCTTTCTCGTAGGCCGTGAGGCAGGATTTGTAACGGGCCAAGTATTGAGCCCTAACGGAGGATTTCTTATTTAA
- a CDS encoding class B sortase, giving the protein MKDKKFTVIISVSVVIFLGLVAGIFLAMNKPSKQSVPSESSLTAVQRETDRAEGSEPEEPNSTEVLPDLKASAEKNPDMVGWITLPNSRVNYPVMYTPNDRDFYLRRNFEKADDIYGLPYIDSRCSLDGDNYLIYGHETDNGSQFHDFLQYNDKAFWEKNKTFEYSTLHKKYKYEVVAFARSKVYNRTDKVFKYYQFFGSKNEQEFNDYISNIKKIALYDTGVEAKYGDHLLTLSMCTTPYHTADSDGRYVLVARRLEEIK; this is encoded by the coding sequence ATGAAAGATAAAAAGTTTACCGTTATAATATCCGTGTCGGTTGTTATTTTTCTCGGACTCGTTGCGGGAATATTTCTGGCAATGAATAAACCCAGCAAACAGTCGGTTCCTTCCGAATCATCTTTGACAGCGGTGCAAAGGGAAACAGATCGAGCTGAGGGATCCGAGCCGGAAGAACCTAATTCAACTGAAGTTTTGCCGGATTTAAAAGCAAGCGCAGAGAAGAACCCTGATATGGTAGGTTGGATTACCCTTCCCAATTCTCGTGTTAACTATCCGGTTATGTATACTCCGAATGACAGAGATTTTTATTTGCGTCGCAATTTTGAGAAAGCTGACGATATTTACGGCTTGCCTTACATAGATTCTAGGTGTTCTTTAGATGGTGACAACTACTTGATTTATGGGCATGAGACTGACAATGGTTCACAGTTCCACGATTTCCTGCAGTATAATGACAAAGCTTTCTGGGAGAAAAATAAAACCTTTGAATACAGTACTTTGCATAAAAAATATAAGTATGAAGTCGTAGCTTTTGCCCGTTCTAAAGTTTATAACAGAACCGACAAGGTATTTAAGTACTACCAGTTTTTCGGTTCCAAGAATGAACAGGAATTTAATGATTATATCAGCAATATAAAGAAAATAGCTCTTTACGATACTGGTGTTGAAGCGAAATATGGTGACCATCTTTTGACGCTTTCAATGTGTACAACGCCATACCACACAGCTGATTCTGATGGGCGCTATGTATTGGTAGCCCGCCGCCTAGAAGAAATTAAATAA
- a CDS encoding Mur ligase family protein has protein sequence MVKALITALLICLGRVMARLLHLTGHHAGTLPGRVMLKFDRNILAKLAADKVVVAVTGTNGKTTTTALIVEVLRSAGFKVATNASGANLLSGIVTAFTVAPADTDIYVIEVDEATLGHQAGELKPLVLLVTNIFRDQLDRYGEVNTVYDLIGKGIEDASPENLILCVDDPVVANLRKFAGAGTSVKYYGLHVAATSLSSGVNNSANEFKTDMSTTSCPCCQNQLLYNWHTMSHLGGYSCTKCGYIRQEPEYSFSQTEDRRLRLYAGSLTELVEHVATAGKPLRHYEKTVDFPLQGLFNAYNACAAVAVADTLLNCSAHAATALKCDDKAETGFLKLSGYLSGSKAAFGRQEIISLPGGCSLHLMLVKNPVGFSQTLPLLPPAEMSVGQKNTSVEGLQPKVSILFLLNSNVADSCDVSWIWDVPFEEFAASAHPVYVAGERGAELALRLTYAGYSLLNNNYLIRPLDLCQSIIDSKTSNHDFYIIANYTAMLGIRAALANCYHFSQQWSTEERL, from the coding sequence ATGGTAAAAGCTTTAATAACTGCTTTGTTGATTTGTTTAGGCCGAGTTATGGCACGACTTTTGCATTTGACCGGCCATCACGCCGGAACTTTGCCTGGTAGGGTTATGCTTAAATTTGACCGGAATATTTTAGCAAAGTTGGCAGCTGATAAGGTAGTAGTTGCGGTTACTGGCACTAATGGTAAGACAACGACTACGGCTTTAATCGTCGAAGTCTTGCGGTCTGCTGGCTTTAAAGTGGCCACTAATGCCAGCGGAGCTAACCTGTTGTCGGGAATAGTGACTGCTTTCACAGTTGCACCAGCTGATACTGACATTTATGTCATAGAAGTAGACGAAGCGACTTTGGGGCATCAGGCGGGTGAACTGAAACCACTCGTTTTATTGGTTACCAATATTTTCCGTGATCAGTTGGATCGATACGGTGAAGTAAATACTGTTTATGATTTGATCGGCAAGGGAATAGAGGATGCTTCGCCGGAAAACTTAATTTTATGCGTCGATGACCCGGTAGTCGCTAATTTACGAAAATTTGCTGGGGCTGGCACTTCAGTCAAATACTATGGTTTACATGTCGCTGCCACATCATTATCATCTGGGGTTAATAATTCTGCTAATGAATTTAAAACTGATATGTCGACGACATCCTGCCCGTGTTGCCAAAATCAATTGCTTTACAATTGGCATACAATGAGCCATTTGGGCGGATATTCATGCACGAAATGCGGTTATATTAGACAAGAGCCAGAATATTCATTCTCACAGACTGAAGACCGTCGTTTGCGCCTTTACGCCGGGTCTCTGACCGAGCTGGTAGAACATGTTGCTACTGCTGGTAAGCCTCTTCGCCACTATGAAAAGACAGTAGATTTTCCGTTACAAGGGTTGTTTAATGCATATAATGCCTGTGCAGCCGTTGCTGTAGCAGATACTTTGCTGAACTGTTCTGCTCATGCCGCAACTGCCCTCAAATGTGATGATAAAGCAGAGACGGGATTTTTAAAGCTGTCGGGATATTTGAGCGGATCCAAGGCAGCTTTCGGCAGACAGGAAATTATTTCTTTGCCCGGCGGATGTTCACTGCATCTGATGCTGGTTAAAAATCCGGTAGGATTTTCCCAAACCTTGCCGTTGCTTCCGCCGGCCGAGATGAGCGTCGGTCAAAAAAATACGTCTGTTGAAGGTTTGCAGCCTAAAGTTTCAATTTTATTCTTACTTAACAGTAACGTTGCCGACAGCTGTGATGTATCTTGGATATGGGATGTACCTTTTGAAGAATTTGCTGCTTCGGCACACCCCGTATATGTGGCCGGAGAGCGTGGGGCGGAATTGGCCTTACGTCTAACTTACGCAGGATATTCTTTACTGAATAATAATTACCTAATCAGGCCATTGGATCTTTGTCAGTCGATAATTGATTCGAAAACTAGTAATCATGATTTCTATATAATAGCCAATTATACGGCAATGCTTGGTATTAGAGCTGCTTTGGCAAACTGTTATCATTTTTCACAGCAATGGAGTACGGAGGAAAGGCTATGA
- the miaB gene encoding tRNA (N6-isopentenyl adenosine(37)-C2)-methylthiotransferase MiaB: protein MATIQITAAEIIRQLQICADIRKLLGENKTYFIQTFGCQQNDNDSEKLAGLLQKMGYTPAANRESADIVLINTCSVRENASDRFFGNLGILKPLKKSNPGMLICTCGCMMKQEEVVEKIKRSYPFVDVLLAPSDLYRFPELLWRRLNGTRRVYDITADDVVAEGIPVLHERKYRALCTIMYGCNNYCTYCIVPFTRGRERSRQPEEILRELQELAASGYTEVMLLGQNVNSYGRDLADKMSFAELLALAAEHSGLPRIRYMTSHPKDLSPELIDVMAAYPNIERHIHLPLQSGSDAVLRKMNRHYNIARYMSIVDLAKRKIPDLSITTDIIVGFPGETEADFAETLRIVGEVGYDSAFTFQYSPRPGTPAAKWTNQVPAEVVSERFDRLVTLQNQNSLAANLRRLNRSGEVLIEGISDHNPGMFTGRFSDNHLINFEIPANELAALSGRTLSPIAAAGIVEGKLAQVKVTEAKTFSLQGAWERWL, encoded by the coding sequence GTGGCGACGATACAAATTACAGCGGCTGAGATAATCCGACAATTGCAAATATGCGCGGATATTCGTAAGTTGCTCGGTGAAAATAAGACCTACTTTATACAAACTTTCGGGTGTCAGCAGAATGACAATGACTCAGAAAAACTTGCTGGTTTACTCCAAAAGATGGGTTATACCCCCGCTGCGAATCGGGAATCTGCGGATATTGTTCTAATTAACACCTGCTCGGTGCGAGAAAATGCTTCCGACCGATTTTTTGGTAATTTAGGTATACTTAAGCCTTTGAAAAAATCCAATCCAGGTATGCTTATATGTACTTGCGGTTGTATGATGAAGCAAGAAGAAGTTGTGGAAAAGATTAAACGTAGCTATCCTTTTGTCGATGTTCTGCTTGCTCCGTCCGATTTATACCGTTTCCCAGAATTGTTATGGCGGCGACTTAACGGAACCAGACGGGTTTATGATATTACGGCTGATGACGTGGTTGCAGAAGGTATTCCGGTTTTGCACGAGCGAAAATATCGTGCTTTATGTACTATTATGTACGGCTGCAATAATTATTGTACTTACTGCATTGTTCCTTTTACCAGAGGGCGTGAGCGCAGTCGCCAGCCGGAAGAAATATTGCGGGAACTGCAGGAATTAGCGGCATCCGGCTATACCGAAGTAATGCTTTTGGGGCAGAATGTTAATTCTTATGGCCGTGACTTGGCTGATAAAATGAGCTTTGCTGAACTACTAGCTTTGGCGGCGGAGCATTCTGGCCTGCCGCGTATTCGTTACATGACTTCTCATCCGAAAGATCTTTCACCTGAGTTAATAGATGTTATGGCGGCATATCCGAATATTGAGCGTCACATACATTTGCCATTACAATCGGGGAGCGACGCAGTTTTGCGTAAGATGAATCGACACTACAATATTGCTAGATACATGTCAATTGTCGATTTAGCCAAACGAAAGATACCGGATTTATCTATAACTACTGATATTATTGTCGGTTTTCCCGGCGAAACTGAAGCAGATTTTGCCGAAACCTTGCGTATCGTTGGCGAAGTAGGTTATGACAGTGCGTTTACCTTCCAATATTCACCGCGACCGGGGACTCCGGCCGCCAAATGGACGAATCAAGTCCCGGCGGAAGTCGTTTCCGAGCGTTTTGATCGGTTGGTTACTTTGCAAAATCAAAATTCTTTGGCGGCTAATTTGCGTCGACTGAATCGTAGCGGCGAAGTTTTAATCGAAGGGATAAGTGACCATAATCCGGGCATGTTTACCGGCCGTTTCAGTGACAACCATTTAATTAACTTTGAGATTCCAGCAAATGAATTAGCGGCCTTATCCGGTCGGACGCTAAGCCCGATTGCTGCCGCCGGCATAGTTGAAGGGAAACTTGCTCAAGTTAAAGTAACCGAAGCCAAAACATTTTCTTTGCAAGGTGCTTGGGAGAGGTGGCTTTAA
- the mutS gene encoding DNA mismatch repair protein MutS, with translation MATLSPMMQQYVEMKRSHPDCLLFFRLGDFYELFFDDALIAAKLLELALTGRDCGQKERAPMCGVPFHAVDNYVAKIIANGLKVAICEQMEDPALAKGLVKREIIRIVTPGTVTEGEALESGRNNYLVSVYQSKSYYGLAYIDITTYELQTTSFLLGNCADQVGDEIKRLMAAEVVGNTKFYESEVADELVKKGVLVSELPDDAFATDKFKAFWPETDAGKADLCGKAVNGLLWYLASTQNYPASALQPAKLYQRQDFLFLDNVARRNLELTESMASGSKRGSLLGLLDCAETAMGSRMLRKLLEQPLLNKVEIDERLAAVQELKEGFILRQELREILRGMQDLERLTTKILNYTAGPRDLGNLRSTLDKLPALLNLAERFKNPLLKSLFTEINCFDHLRLVLDKALVERPPLSPKEGGIIKDGYNASCDELRQASANGRSWILQLEQRERDRSGIRNLKIGYNRVFGYYIEISKSNLEKVPADYLRKQTLANGERYITDELKSLEEKVLGAQQKLLQLEYSLFTELREMAADFGHDLLETAANLAYLDSLAALAEAADKYNFVRPDIYVDRKLHIIAGRHPVVEQFVEKGRFVPNDLILPDDKSLLLLTGPNMAGKSTFMRQTALIVIMAQMGSFVPAAKAEIGIVDAIYTRIGASDDLTAGQSTFMVEMHEVATILAKATKRSLLIMDEIGRGTSTYDGLAIASAVIETLTGKDGIQARTLFSTHYHELVEMEDILPNVINYHVAVERRGEEIIFLHQIERGGSDDSFGIEVARLAGVPKNVVERANELLKLLEKNNAGRTRLKFRKEIPLSGQIAIFNSQGSIDPAMKELVKELKNLDIQQLSPLDAFHLLNEYIGKAAKIQL, from the coding sequence TTGGCAACTCTGAGTCCGATGATGCAGCAGTATGTTGAAATGAAACGTTCTCATCCGGACTGTTTGCTGTTTTTTCGTTTGGGCGATTTTTACGAACTGTTTTTTGATGACGCGTTAATTGCGGCCAAACTTCTGGAACTTGCCTTGACCGGACGTGATTGCGGCCAGAAAGAGCGAGCACCCATGTGTGGGGTTCCGTTTCATGCGGTGGACAATTATGTTGCCAAAATTATCGCCAATGGCTTAAAAGTAGCCATCTGTGAGCAAATGGAAGACCCTGCCTTGGCCAAGGGATTAGTTAAGCGTGAAATAATAAGAATAGTTACGCCTGGTACTGTGACCGAGGGGGAAGCCCTAGAATCCGGTCGAAATAATTATCTTGTATCCGTCTATCAAAGCAAATCATATTATGGGCTTGCTTATATTGATATTACTACCTACGAACTACAAACGACGTCTTTTTTGCTCGGCAACTGTGCAGATCAGGTTGGCGATGAAATCAAGCGTCTTATGGCTGCCGAGGTAGTCGGAAACACTAAATTTTATGAATCTGAAGTCGCAGACGAATTGGTAAAAAAGGGAGTTTTGGTATCGGAATTGCCGGATGACGCTTTTGCAACCGATAAGTTTAAGGCTTTTTGGCCGGAAACCGATGCCGGAAAGGCCGATCTATGCGGCAAAGCTGTTAATGGTCTGCTTTGGTACTTAGCCAGCACACAGAATTATCCGGCCTCAGCCTTACAACCGGCTAAACTTTATCAAAGGCAAGACTTTTTATTCTTGGACAACGTTGCCAGACGCAATTTAGAACTTACTGAATCCATGGCATCCGGAAGTAAGCGCGGTTCTTTGCTGGGACTTTTAGACTGTGCGGAAACAGCTATGGGCAGTCGTATGCTTCGAAAACTATTGGAGCAACCTTTGCTTAACAAAGTCGAAATTGATGAACGACTGGCAGCAGTACAAGAATTAAAGGAAGGGTTTATCCTAAGGCAGGAACTGCGTGAAATTTTGCGCGGCATGCAGGATTTGGAACGACTGACGACAAAAATATTGAACTATACTGCCGGTCCGCGAGATCTTGGCAATCTGCGTTCAACTTTAGACAAACTGCCGGCTCTGCTTAATTTGGCGGAAAGATTTAAAAATCCACTCTTGAAAAGTTTGTTTACCGAAATCAATTGTTTCGACCATCTTCGTCTCGTTTTGGATAAAGCTCTGGTTGAACGTCCGCCGCTCTCGCCCAAGGAAGGCGGTATAATCAAAGATGGTTATAACGCAAGCTGTGATGAATTACGTCAGGCCTCAGCGAATGGTCGTTCTTGGATATTGCAGCTTGAACAACGGGAAAGAGACAGGTCAGGTATACGCAATTTAAAAATCGGCTATAACAGAGTATTCGGCTACTATATTGAAATAAGTAAAAGCAATCTTGAAAAAGTTCCGGCTGATTACCTCCGTAAGCAGACCTTGGCCAACGGAGAACGATATATAACTGATGAACTTAAAAGTTTGGAAGAAAAAGTTCTAGGTGCCCAGCAAAAATTATTGCAGCTTGAATATTCCTTGTTTACCGAATTGCGTGAAATGGCGGCTGACTTTGGCCATGATTTATTAGAAACAGCGGCGAATCTGGCTTATCTTGATTCTTTGGCAGCCTTGGCCGAGGCCGCGGACAAATATAATTTTGTCCGACCTGATATTTATGTTGACCGCAAATTGCATATAATAGCAGGACGCCATCCAGTGGTTGAGCAATTTGTTGAGAAAGGAAGGTTCGTTCCCAACGATTTGATTTTACCTGATGACAAATCATTACTTTTGCTCACTGGCCCCAATATGGCCGGGAAGTCTACATTTATGCGTCAAACTGCCTTAATTGTAATAATGGCGCAAATGGGAAGTTTTGTACCGGCAGCGAAGGCTGAAATAGGTATAGTCGACGCAATATACACTAGGATCGGTGCTTCGGACGACTTGACGGCAGGACAATCTACTTTTATGGTCGAAATGCATGAGGTGGCGACGATTCTTGCCAAAGCAACCAAACGTAGTTTGCTGATCATGGACGAAATTGGCCGTGGTACAAGCACTTATGATGGATTGGCAATAGCGTCGGCAGTTATTGAAACATTGACAGGCAAAGATGGAATTCAAGCGCGTACATTATTTTCTACACATTATCACGAATTGGTTGAGATGGAGGATATCCTGCCTAATGTTATAAATTATCATGTCGCTGTTGAACGTCGGGGTGAAGAAATAATTTTTCTACATCAAATCGAACGCGGTGGCTCGGATGATTCTTTCGGTATTGAAGTAGCACGCTTGGCCGGGGTGCCGAAAAATGTGGTTGAACGAGCAAATGAGTTGCTGAAGCTTTTGGAAAAGAATAATGCTGGTCGGACGAGGCTGAAGTTCCGCAAAGAGATACCTTTATCTGGGCAAATAGCCATTTTCAATTCACAGGGCAGCATTGATCCAGCTATGAAAGAGCTCGTAAAAGAATTGAAGAATTTAGACATACAGCAACTTTCTCCTTTAGACGCCTTTCATTTATTAAACGAATATATCGGCAAGGCCGCCAAAATTCAGCTTTGA
- the mnmA gene encoding tRNA 2-thiouridine(34) synthase MnmA — translation MSKGKVLVAMSGGVDSSVAAKLLVDHGYDVTGATMQIWQNEREENHCDRGCCSLSAVEDARRVAAKIGIPYYVLNFKDDFRKQVIAPFVDAYWQGETPNPCILCNRHIKFEEFLQKALMMGFDHIATGHYGRVVYNQATGRYALALSATTAKDQTYALYTLTQQQLSHLLLPLGDLVKERVREIALEAGLPVANKRDSQEICFVTDNNYARFVEEFSARTSRPGNFILSDGTVLGRHRGLIHYTIGQRKGLGIAYKHPLFVKALRMDTNEVILAADEDLYATALIANNPVWSAWPKLSEPLSVKAKIRYRATAAPATLYPLADDQVGLIFAEPQRAITPGQAVVCYKDDLVLGGATIMRGATDDEILKGAKCGDDTNYSG, via the coding sequence ATGAGTAAGGGTAAAGTTTTGGTAGCTATGAGTGGTGGTGTGGACAGCTCGGTGGCTGCCAAGTTGTTGGTTGATCACGGATATGATGTGACCGGAGCTACGATGCAGATCTGGCAAAATGAACGCGAAGAGAATCATTGCGATCGCGGTTGCTGCTCACTTTCAGCGGTTGAAGACGCTCGTCGGGTCGCGGCCAAGATAGGAATACCGTATTATGTGCTTAATTTTAAGGATGATTTTCGCAAACAGGTTATAGCTCCATTTGTTGACGCATATTGGCAGGGCGAAACTCCTAATCCATGTATTTTGTGCAATCGCCATATAAAATTTGAAGAGTTTTTGCAAAAAGCACTTATGATGGGCTTTGACCATATTGCAACCGGGCATTATGGACGAGTAGTCTACAATCAAGCTACAGGTCGTTATGCTTTAGCTTTATCGGCTACAACAGCTAAGGATCAAACTTATGCTTTATATACTTTGACGCAGCAACAGCTTTCTCATCTTTTGCTACCATTGGGCGATTTGGTTAAAGAGAGAGTCAGAGAAATAGCCTTGGAAGCCGGCCTGCCGGTTGCCAATAAACGGGACAGTCAGGAAATATGCTTTGTTACAGACAACAACTATGCGCGTTTTGTTGAAGAGTTTAGTGCGCGGACTTCGCGTCCCGGCAATTTTATTTTGTCTGATGGCACAGTTTTGGGGCGTCATCGCGGGTTGATTCATTACACGATCGGCCAGCGCAAGGGTTTAGGTATAGCTTATAAGCATCCTCTTTTTGTCAAGGCTTTGCGTATGGATACAAATGAGGTTATTTTAGCTGCGGATGAAGATCTTTATGCAACAGCATTAATAGCTAATAATCCGGTTTGGAGCGCATGGCCTAAACTAAGTGAACCGTTAAGCGTAAAAGCAAAAATTAGGTACCGAGCCACCGCCGCTCCGGCGACATTGTATCCACTGGCTGATGATCAAGTAGGCTTGATTTTTGCAGAACCGCAGCGGGCAATCACCCCCGGTCAGGCTGTTGTATGCTATAAAGATGATTTGGTGTTGGGCGGAGCGACAATAATGCGCGGCGCAACTGACGATGAGATATTAAAAGGAGCTAAATGTGGCGACGATACAAATTACAGCGGCTGA